From Piliocolobus tephrosceles isolate RC106 chromosome 16, ASM277652v3, whole genome shotgun sequence, the proteins below share one genomic window:
- the ZPBP2 gene encoding zona pellucida-binding protein 2 has protein sequence MRTWVLLSAVLWCLTGVRCPRSTLFNAKGFLYGKTGQPEKIYVKLHQNSPVLICMDFKLSKKEIVDPTYLWIGPNEKTLTGNNRINITKTGQLMVKDFLEPLSGLYTCTLSYKIVKAETQEEKTVKKRYDFMVFAYREPDYSYQMAVRFTTKSCIGRYNDAFFRMLKKILDNLISDLSCHVIEPSYKCHSVEIPEHGLIHELFIAFQVNPFAPGWKGACNGSVDCEDITNRNILQARNRIEEFFWSQAYIFYHNFNKTLPAMHFVDHSLQVVRLDSCRPGFGKDDGLHSNCASCCVVCSPATFSPDVGVICQTCVSVLIYGAKSCP, from the exons ATGCGAACGTGGGTCCTACTCTCCGCGGTGCTCTGGTGCCTCACAGGAG TCCGATGCCCGCGATCTACCTTATTCAATGCGAAGGGCTTCCTTTATGGCAAGACAGGACAGCCAG aaaaaatatatgtaaagttaCATCAAAATAGTCCAGTCCTTATCTGTATGGATTTTAAgctttctaaaaaagaaatagtggACCCCACCTACTTATGGATTGGGCCTAATGAAAAGACGTTAACAG gaaataatagaataaatataactaaaactGGACAGCTGATGGTGAAAGATTTTTTGGAGCCTTTGTCTGGACTTTACACATGTACTCTTTCTTATAAGATTGTTAAAGCAGAAACCCAAGAAGAAAAGACAGTCAAAAAGAGATATGACTTTATGGTCTTTG ccTATCGGGAACCTGATTATTCATATCAGATGGCTGTGCGTTTTACCACAAAGTCTTGCATAGGGAGATACAATGATGCGTTCTTTAGAATGCTGAAGAAAATCTTGGATAATCTAATATCTGATTTGTCATGCCATGTCATAGAGCCATCATATAAATGCCATTCTGTTGAAATTCCAGAACATGGCCTCATACATGAGCTATTTATAGCATTTcaag TTAATCCCTTTGCACCAGGGTGGAAAGGTGCTTGCAATGGATCTGTTGACTGTGAAGATATCACTAATCGTAATATCCTCCAG GCAAGAAATCGAATAGAAGAATTTTTTTGGAGCCAAGCATATATTTTCTACCATAACTTTAATAAAACTCTACCAGCAATGCATTTTGTGGACCACAGTTTGCAAGTAGTACGTCTGGATAGCTGTCGACCAGGCTTTGGAAAAGATGACGGTCTACACAGTAATTGCGCTAGCTGTTGTG